From the Cryptomeria japonica chromosome 2, Sugi_1.0, whole genome shotgun sequence genome, one window contains:
- the LOC131078683 gene encoding protein tesmin/TSO1-like CXC 5, with product MGEQSSPSKYNKGCHCKKTGCLKNYCECFQQNNFCSEICKCMDCKNNESCEKQRAHYLRDSAASLNCTQLPFSASIAGTNRSIGSSLPSPSKKRKTLEFQCGQAAEHASYEAVQVSTVKKISPTGNTSNSSHSNHNDAAAFGIPSSKIIYRSLLADVVQPETVKGLCKLLVIASREAANACGAQTSMESGILDKQGGCNLTNKKVFSASSSKDENPKEQNGDDRFECNQGDKVDPGISSCDGVENAKFDSENCHKQRAMSPGTLALMCDEQDAFFTAPSSPLNGCRRTYSHHPTQCFAEQERVILSEFRDCLKTIIDVGQARAMQYSKEAAMSMKTTQQTEPVSHLGKVLHVAELGSIPSSVSFSVGLGSTTEVEVSSSNPLQNGDKSEAVSRR from the exons ATGGGAGAGCAATCCAGTCCAAGTAAATATAATAAAGGGTGTCATTGCAAGAAAACTGGATGCTTGAAGAACTATTGTGAATGTTTCCAACAAAATAATTTCTGCTCAGAAATTTGTAAATGCATGGATTGTAAGAATAATGAAAGCTGTGAAAAACAAAGGGCTCACTATCTCAGAGATAGTGCTGCAAGCTTAAACTGTACACAACTGCCATTCAGTGCTTCTATTGCTGGAACAAACAGATCTATAGGGTCTTCGCTTCCTTCTCCTAGCAAAAAGAGGAAAACTCTGGAATTTCAGTGTGGACAAGCAGCAGAGCATGCTTCTTATGAAGCTGTACAG GTCAGCACTGTAAAAAAAATCTCTCCTACAGGAAATACTTCAAATTCTTCTCATTCAAACCACAATGATGCTGCAGCTTTTGGGATTCCGTCATCTAAAATCATTTACAG GTCTCTTTTGGCTGATGTTGTTCAGCCAGAGACTGTTAAAGGTCTCTGTAAACTTCTGGTCATAGCTTCCAGAGAAGCTGCTAATGCTTGTGGAG CTCAAACAAGTATGGAAAGTGGGATTTTGGATAAGCAAGGAGGATGCAATCTGACAAACAAAAAAGTGTTCTCTGCATCATCGAGTAAAGATGAGAACCCCAAAGAACAAAATGGAGATGATAGATTCGAGTGCAATCAAGGAGATAAGGTAGATCCTGGAATATCGTCCTGTGATGGGGTTGAGAATGCAAAATTTGATAGTGAAAATTGTCATAAACAAAGGGCCATGTCCCCTGGCACTTTGGCTTTGATGTGTGATGAACAAGATGCTTTCTTTACGGCTCCATCTTCACCGTTAAATGGTTGTAGGAGGACTTATAGTCATCATCCAACCCAATGTTTTGCTGaacaagaacgagtgatattgtcAGAGTTTCGTGACTGTCTCAAGACAATTATTGATGTGGGACAAGCAAGAG CCATGCAGTATTCAAAAGAGGCAGCAATGTCGATGAAAACAACCCAGCAGACTGAGCCTGTTTCTCATCTTGGCAAGGTGTTACATGTGGCTGAACTTGGTAGCATTCCTTCATCAGTTTCTTTTTCAGTTGGTTTAGGGTCAACGACAGAGGTAGAAGTCAGTTCAAGTAATCCTTTACAAAATGGAGATAAGTCTGAGGCTGTCAGTAGACGATGA